From Apium graveolens cultivar Ventura chromosome 9, ASM990537v1, whole genome shotgun sequence, the proteins below share one genomic window:
- the LOC141683470 gene encoding protein NETWORKED 4A isoform X2 — MTSSVKPNRMSRTLTKKSHSWWWDSHISPKNSKWLAENLEEMDQSVKQMLKLIENDGDSFAKKAEMYYQKRPQLIAHVEELYRMYRALAERYDHVTGELRKSMPSDLQSQGSGVSDSGFEPPLTLSSSDQGLTRRKSGSRAAGFEYFLGTGGSSSDLCDKDESSTLDSESESDNSSVNNYSGQSTNGDDQGLRKKVNELEAELRELKQRLRGQQEENFDGSSRVTRTGNSEGVFAQTAGHEDELSAAKEKIQLADEEIARLQNLLAEPDKMQKVAEINRAGTEIEGTQEAEPQLISLQGGASDPEDKIRILVKELGITKEKVHGSEKEVAYLKHQLETTTSSAQQLHDQLGSAKKDALMWKSKLDKEKREISKLQDRIVRYKANLSEREQEIRALKETVNNANKSLSEENLHLQAQLTKLLKEHTYLEDNLKEWDLRCQSAEEELKRLKAGKAEMEILFRVEVDQLKAIISEREDCIEELNKSVEVLTSKYNMVMTEMAEANAKLSNLTASVSSKDDQIDQMSKHLDDLHIEHVELIAETERTLSRVTALKQELDKKEVVIMQGAEEKREVIRQLCFSLEHYRDGYQQLRRAFVRHKRHPVVAS, encoded by the exons ATGACATCATCG GTTAAGCCAAATAGGATGAGCAGGACACTAACAAAAAAGTCGCATTCCTGGTGGTGGGATAGCCACATCAGCCCTAAAAATTCAAAATGGCTTGCAGAAAATCTCGAGG AGATGGACCAGAGTGTCAAGCAAATGTTGAAGCTCATTGAAAACGACGGAGATTCATTTGCTAAAAAAGCAGAGATGTATTACCAGAAGAGGCCACAACTGATTGCTCATGTTGAGGAACTTTACAGAATGTATCGTGCATTGGCTGAGCGATATGATCATGTGACAGGAGAATTGCGAAAGAGCATGCCTTCAGATCTCCAGTCGCAAGGCTCGGGTGTCTCTGATTCTGGTTTTGAACCTCCTTTAACATTGTCATCTTCGGATCAGGGGTTGACTCGCCGTAAATCGGGTTCTCGAGCTGCTGGTTTTGAATATTTTCTTGGTACGGGTGGAAGTAGTTCAGATTTGTGTGACAAAGATGAATCATCAACACTGGATTCTGAGTCAGAATCAGACAATTCTTCCGTTAATAATTACTCAGGACAATCAACTAATGGTGATGACCAGGGCCTACGTAAGAAGGTTAATGAATTGGAAGCTGAGCTTCGTGAACTGAAACAGAGGCTTCGAGGACAACaagaagaaaattttgatggctcTTCTAGAGTTACCAGAACTGGGAATTCTGAAGGTGTGTTTGCTCAAACTGCTGGACATGAAGATGAATTGAGTGCGGCAAAAGAAAAGATCCAGCTCgctgatgaagagattgctaggTTGCAGAATTTGCTGGCTGAACCTGACAAGATGCAAAAAGTTGCCGAAATTAATAGAGCAGGAACTGAAATCGAGGGAACACAAGAGGCAGAACCTCAGCTTATCAGTTTGCAAGGAGGTGCTTCAGACCCAGAAGACAAGATCAGAATACTTGTGAAAGAGTTGGGAATTACAAAGGAAAAGGTTCATGGTTCTGAGAAAGAAGTTGCATATCTAAAGCATCAACTTGAGACTACTACATCCTCGGCCCAGCAATTGCACGATCAGCTTGGATCCGCTAAGAAAGATGCGTTAATGTGGAAATCTAAGCTCGATAAGGAGAAGCGAGAGATTTCTAAGCTACAGGACAGGATTGTTAGGTACAAAGCTAACTTGTCAGAACGTGAACAGGAAATTAGAGCACTTAAAGAGACAGTTAACAATGCAAACAAGAGCTTATCGGAAGAGAACCTGCACCTTCAAGCACAGTTGACTAAACTATTAAAGGAACACACTTATCTAGAGGATAATCTGAAAGAGTGGGATCTACGTTGCCAGTCTGCAGAGGAGGAGCTTAAACGATTGAAGGCTGGAAAAGCAGAAATGGAAATTCTGTTTAGAGTTGAAGTTGACCAACTGAAAGCAATAATTTCTGAAAGAGAAGACTGTATAGAAGAATTGAACAAAAGTGTGGAGGTTCTTACATCAAAATACAACATGGTGATGACAGAGATGGCCGAAGCAAATGCTAAGTTATCAAATCTCACTGCAAGTGTAAGTTCCAAGGATGATCAAATCGATCAAATGAGCAAGCATTTAGATGATTTACACATTGAACATGTTGAGCTGATTGCTGAGACAGAGAGGACACTTTCAAGAGTTACAGCGCTGAAGCAGGAGCTTGACAAAAAAGAAGTTGTCATCATGCAAGGAGCAGAAGAGAAGCGAGAGGTTATACGGCAGCTGTGTTTCTCACTTGAGCATTACAGAGATGGATATCAACAGCTTCGCCGAGCTTTTGTAAGACACAAGAGGCATCCAGTTGTAGCTTCATAG
- the LOC141683470 gene encoding protein NETWORKED 4A isoform X1, protein MVYLSDPYSELNKMTSSVKPNRMSRTLTKKSHSWWWDSHISPKNSKWLAENLEEMDQSVKQMLKLIENDGDSFAKKAEMYYQKRPQLIAHVEELYRMYRALAERYDHVTGELRKSMPSDLQSQGSGVSDSGFEPPLTLSSSDQGLTRRKSGSRAAGFEYFLGTGGSSSDLCDKDESSTLDSESESDNSSVNNYSGQSTNGDDQGLRKKVNELEAELRELKQRLRGQQEENFDGSSRVTRTGNSEGVFAQTAGHEDELSAAKEKIQLADEEIARLQNLLAEPDKMQKVAEINRAGTEIEGTQEAEPQLISLQGGASDPEDKIRILVKELGITKEKVHGSEKEVAYLKHQLETTTSSAQQLHDQLGSAKKDALMWKSKLDKEKREISKLQDRIVRYKANLSEREQEIRALKETVNNANKSLSEENLHLQAQLTKLLKEHTYLEDNLKEWDLRCQSAEEELKRLKAGKAEMEILFRVEVDQLKAIISEREDCIEELNKSVEVLTSKYNMVMTEMAEANAKLSNLTASVSSKDDQIDQMSKHLDDLHIEHVELIAETERTLSRVTALKQELDKKEVVIMQGAEEKREVIRQLCFSLEHYRDGYQQLRRAFVRHKRHPVVAS, encoded by the exons ATG GTGTATTTATCCGATCCCTACTCGGAACTCAATAAAATGACATCATCG GTTAAGCCAAATAGGATGAGCAGGACACTAACAAAAAAGTCGCATTCCTGGTGGTGGGATAGCCACATCAGCCCTAAAAATTCAAAATGGCTTGCAGAAAATCTCGAGG AGATGGACCAGAGTGTCAAGCAAATGTTGAAGCTCATTGAAAACGACGGAGATTCATTTGCTAAAAAAGCAGAGATGTATTACCAGAAGAGGCCACAACTGATTGCTCATGTTGAGGAACTTTACAGAATGTATCGTGCATTGGCTGAGCGATATGATCATGTGACAGGAGAATTGCGAAAGAGCATGCCTTCAGATCTCCAGTCGCAAGGCTCGGGTGTCTCTGATTCTGGTTTTGAACCTCCTTTAACATTGTCATCTTCGGATCAGGGGTTGACTCGCCGTAAATCGGGTTCTCGAGCTGCTGGTTTTGAATATTTTCTTGGTACGGGTGGAAGTAGTTCAGATTTGTGTGACAAAGATGAATCATCAACACTGGATTCTGAGTCAGAATCAGACAATTCTTCCGTTAATAATTACTCAGGACAATCAACTAATGGTGATGACCAGGGCCTACGTAAGAAGGTTAATGAATTGGAAGCTGAGCTTCGTGAACTGAAACAGAGGCTTCGAGGACAACaagaagaaaattttgatggctcTTCTAGAGTTACCAGAACTGGGAATTCTGAAGGTGTGTTTGCTCAAACTGCTGGACATGAAGATGAATTGAGTGCGGCAAAAGAAAAGATCCAGCTCgctgatgaagagattgctaggTTGCAGAATTTGCTGGCTGAACCTGACAAGATGCAAAAAGTTGCCGAAATTAATAGAGCAGGAACTGAAATCGAGGGAACACAAGAGGCAGAACCTCAGCTTATCAGTTTGCAAGGAGGTGCTTCAGACCCAGAAGACAAGATCAGAATACTTGTGAAAGAGTTGGGAATTACAAAGGAAAAGGTTCATGGTTCTGAGAAAGAAGTTGCATATCTAAAGCATCAACTTGAGACTACTACATCCTCGGCCCAGCAATTGCACGATCAGCTTGGATCCGCTAAGAAAGATGCGTTAATGTGGAAATCTAAGCTCGATAAGGAGAAGCGAGAGATTTCTAAGCTACAGGACAGGATTGTTAGGTACAAAGCTAACTTGTCAGAACGTGAACAGGAAATTAGAGCACTTAAAGAGACAGTTAACAATGCAAACAAGAGCTTATCGGAAGAGAACCTGCACCTTCAAGCACAGTTGACTAAACTATTAAAGGAACACACTTATCTAGAGGATAATCTGAAAGAGTGGGATCTACGTTGCCAGTCTGCAGAGGAGGAGCTTAAACGATTGAAGGCTGGAAAAGCAGAAATGGAAATTCTGTTTAGAGTTGAAGTTGACCAACTGAAAGCAATAATTTCTGAAAGAGAAGACTGTATAGAAGAATTGAACAAAAGTGTGGAGGTTCTTACATCAAAATACAACATGGTGATGACAGAGATGGCCGAAGCAAATGCTAAGTTATCAAATCTCACTGCAAGTGTAAGTTCCAAGGATGATCAAATCGATCAAATGAGCAAGCATTTAGATGATTTACACATTGAACATGTTGAGCTGATTGCTGAGACAGAGAGGACACTTTCAAGAGTTACAGCGCTGAAGCAGGAGCTTGACAAAAAAGAAGTTGTCATCATGCAAGGAGCAGAAGAGAAGCGAGAGGTTATACGGCAGCTGTGTTTCTCACTTGAGCATTACAGAGATGGATATCAACAGCTTCGCCGAGCTTTTGTAAGACACAAGAGGCATCCAGTTGTAGCTTCATAG